A single Glycine soja cultivar W05 chromosome 14, ASM419377v2, whole genome shotgun sequence DNA region contains:
- the LOC114385140 gene encoding piRNA biogenesis protein EXD1-like isoform X2 — protein sequence MASSSPSPPSYLTHLPLHPSHQGESEKRVEDDESRVPIHIVTAATQLPVEFLEPSPQSKLVIGFDCEGVDLCRKGTLCVMQLAFPDAVYLVDAIEGGEELIIACKPALESNYITKVIHDCKRDSEALYFQFGIKLNNVVDTQIAYSLIEEQEGRKRLRDDYISFVGLLADPRYCGISYDEKEEVRVLLRQDPKFWTHRPLSEQMIRAAADDVRFLLYIYRQMMEKLNERSLWYLAVHGALYCRCFCLNSNNFADWPSLPSIPDNLNADGNDLEEEILSVLDIPQGKMGLVIGKRGATILSIKRSCNAEILTGGPKGPPDKVFIIGPVKEVRKAEAMIRGRILDI from the exons atggcttcttcttctccttctcctccaTCTTATCTCACACACCTTCCTCTTCATCCCTCTCACCAAG GTGAGAGTGAGAAGCGCGTGGAGGACGATGAATCGCGCGTTCCGATTCACATCGTGACCGCGGCGACGCAACTTCCCGTCGAATTTCTGGAACCCTCGCCTCAATCCAAGCTCGTCATCGGCTTTGACTGCGAGGGCGTTGACCTGTGTCGCAAAGGCACTCTCTGCGTAATGCAG CTTGCATTTCCGGATGCTGTGTACTTGGTTGATGCGATTGAAGGGGGAGAGGAGCTTATCATAGCGTGTAAGCCTGCACTTGAGTCTAATTACATCACAAAAGTGATTCATGATTGCAAACGGGACAGTGAG GCATTATACTTTCAGTTTGGCATCAAGTTGAACAACGTAGTGGATACCCAG ATTGCTTATTCACTTATAGAGGAGCAAGAAGGACGAAAGAGATTGCGAGATGACTACATTTCATTTGTTGGCCTCCTTGCAGATCCACGTTATTGTG GCATATCATATGATGAGAAGGAAGAAGTTCGTGTCCTTCTTCGACAG GACCCCAAGTTTTGGACACACAGACCATTATCTGAACAAATGATCcgtgctgctgctgatgatgttCGTTTTCTTCTCTATATTTATCGCCAAATGATGGAGAAATTAAATGAGCGGTCTTTATGGTATCTTGCAGTCCATGGTGCCTTGTATTGCCGATGTTTCTGTTTGAATAGTAACAATTTTGCTGATTGGCCATCTCTACCTTCAATTCCAG ATAACCTGAATGCTGATGGAAATGATCTCGAGGAAGAAATTCTTTCAGTTCTTGATATTCCCCAAGGAAAGATGGGACTTGTTATTGGGAAAAGAGGGGCAACAATTTTGTCAATTAAGCGGTCTTGCAA TGCCGAAATTCTCACGGGAGGTCCCAAGGGCCCACCTGACAAG GTCTTCATCATCGGACCGGTGAAGGAGGTGAGGAAAGCCGAGGCCATGATTCGGGGTAGAATCTTGGATATATAG
- the LOC114385140 gene encoding piRNA biogenesis protein EXD1-like isoform X1 produces MASSSPSPPSYLTHLPLHPSHQGESEKRVEDDESRVPIHIVTAATQLPVEFLEPSPQSKLVIGFDCEGVDLCRKGTLCVMQLAFPDAVYLVDAIEGGEELIIACKPALESNYITKVIHDCKRDSEALYFQFGIKLNNVVDTQIAYSLIEEQEGRKRLRDDYISFVGLLADPRYCGISYDEKEEVRVLLRQDPKFWTHRPLSEQMIRAAADDVRFLLYIYRQMMEKLNERSLWYLAVHGALYCRCFCLNSNNFADWPSLPSIPVDNLNADGNDLEEEILSVLDIPQGKMGLVIGKRGATILSIKRSCNAEILTGGPKGPPDKVFIIGPVKEVRKAEAMIRGRILDI; encoded by the exons atggcttcttcttctccttctcctccaTCTTATCTCACACACCTTCCTCTTCATCCCTCTCACCAAG GTGAGAGTGAGAAGCGCGTGGAGGACGATGAATCGCGCGTTCCGATTCACATCGTGACCGCGGCGACGCAACTTCCCGTCGAATTTCTGGAACCCTCGCCTCAATCCAAGCTCGTCATCGGCTTTGACTGCGAGGGCGTTGACCTGTGTCGCAAAGGCACTCTCTGCGTAATGCAG CTTGCATTTCCGGATGCTGTGTACTTGGTTGATGCGATTGAAGGGGGAGAGGAGCTTATCATAGCGTGTAAGCCTGCACTTGAGTCTAATTACATCACAAAAGTGATTCATGATTGCAAACGGGACAGTGAG GCATTATACTTTCAGTTTGGCATCAAGTTGAACAACGTAGTGGATACCCAG ATTGCTTATTCACTTATAGAGGAGCAAGAAGGACGAAAGAGATTGCGAGATGACTACATTTCATTTGTTGGCCTCCTTGCAGATCCACGTTATTGTG GCATATCATATGATGAGAAGGAAGAAGTTCGTGTCCTTCTTCGACAG GACCCCAAGTTTTGGACACACAGACCATTATCTGAACAAATGATCcgtgctgctgctgatgatgttCGTTTTCTTCTCTATATTTATCGCCAAATGATGGAGAAATTAAATGAGCGGTCTTTATGGTATCTTGCAGTCCATGGTGCCTTGTATTGCCGATGTTTCTGTTTGAATAGTAACAATTTTGCTGATTGGCCATCTCTACCTTCAATTCCAG TAGATAACCTGAATGCTGATGGAAATGATCTCGAGGAAGAAATTCTTTCAGTTCTTGATATTCCCCAAGGAAAGATGGGACTTGTTATTGGGAAAAGAGGGGCAACAATTTTGTCAATTAAGCGGTCTTGCAA TGCCGAAATTCTCACGGGAGGTCCCAAGGGCCCACCTGACAAG GTCTTCATCATCGGACCGGTGAAGGAGGTGAGGAAAGCCGAGGCCATGATTCGGGGTAGAATCTTGGATATATAG
- the LOC114385139 gene encoding clathrin interactor EPSIN 1-like: MDFMKVFDQTVREIKREVNLKVLKIPEIEQKVLDATDNEPWGPHGTVLAEISQATKKFTECQIVMNVLWTRLGETGKDWRYVYKALAVIEYLVAHGSERAVDDIIEHTFQISALSSFEYVEPSGKDVGLNVRKKAENIVSLLNDKDKIHEVRNKAAANRDKYIGVSSSGITYKSGSASSYGSGSSFQSSGKYGGFGSRDGDRFNDSYRDKGSYEEEKDYQGKSHHATASDNQENSFKKGSARSASKSQENKSSGLSKSSTNANNYGSVSSQSSSVPANSTEDDMDDFDPRGTSTKTSAGNSNQVDLFGQDLIGDLMDAPTSVPVEKPATSNVPEVDLFADAAFVSAEPHVDKGAISQPQAEVDLFSSQPAIPTVTPTVDLFSIPEPAVQPDTKSEKSVPMNNSTIDPFAAVPLNNFDGSDIFGDFTSQSDSVSSQPSNNVFSDGKHDNVTGKSLADSKVSPKKDNFQVKSGVWADSLSRGLIDLNITAPKKVSLADVGIVGGLSDGSDEREKGPPPSFYMGRAMGSGSGLGMGRSGFTPSQPAAGDDFFSSLSNQQYQFGGFQK; this comes from the exons ATGGATTTCATGAAGGTCTTCGATCAAACCGTTCGAGAAAT AAAGAGAGAGGTGAATCTGAAGGTGCTCAAGATTCCGGAAATCGAACAGAAG GTGCTGGATGCTACTGATAATGAACCTTGGGGTCCTCATGGTACTGTGCTGGCAGAGATTTCACAGGCTACCAAAAAATT TACTGAATGTCAAATAGTCATGAATGTCCTTTGGACAAGACTGGGTGAAACTGGAAAAGATTGGCGCTATGTATACAAG GCATTAGCTGTCATAGAATATTTGGTAGCACATGGATCTGAACGTGCAGTTGATGACATTATAGAACATACTTTTCAGATCTCT GCACTTTCTAGTTTTGAATATGTTGAACCTAGTGGGAAGGATGTGGGACTCAATGTAAGGAAGAAGGCTGAAAACATTGTGTCACTTTTGAATGATAAAGATAAGATACATGAAGTCAGAAATAAAGCTGCTGCAAACCGTGACAA GTACATTGGAGTTTCTTCTAGTGGAATCACATACAAGTCTGGGTCAGCCTCCTCTTATGGTAGTGGCAGCAGCTTTCAAAGCAGTGGTAAATATGGAGGCTTTGGATCTAGAGATGGTGACAGGTTTAATGATAGCTATAGAGACAAAGGATcctatgaagaagaaaaagattacCAAGGAAAATCACACCATGCCACCGCTAGTGACAATCAAGAGAACTCCTTCAAGAAGGGTTCTGCTCGCTCTGCCAG TAAAAGTCAGGAGAACAAGTCATCTGGATTATCAAAGTCATCGACTAATGCAAATAATTATGGTTCAGTTTCTTCTCAAAGTTCAAGTGTACCTGCAAACAGTACTGAGGATGACATGGATGATTTTGATCCAAGAGGAACTTCTACCA AAACTTCAGCTGGAAACTCTAACCAGGTTGATCTCTTTGGACAAGATTTAATCGGTGACCTCATGGATGCTCCAACATCTGTTCCTGTAGAAAAGCCAGCAACTAGTAATGTACCAGAGGTTGATCTTTTTGCAGATGCAGCATTTGTATCAGCAGAACCTCATGTGGACAAAGGAGCCATTTCTCAACCACAG GCTGAGGTGGATCTATTTTCTTCACAACCAGCCATTCCTACAGTTACACCAACAGTTGATTTGTTTTCCATTCCTGAACCGGCAGTGCAGCCAGACACCAAGTCAGAGAAGTCTGTTCCTATGAATAACAGCACTATTGATCCCTTTGCTGCTGTTCCTCTTAATAATTTTGATGGATCTGATATTTTTGGTGACTTTACTTCTCAATCTGATTCTGTGTCTTCCCAGCCCTCCAATAATGTTTTCAGTGATGGCAAGCATGATAATGTGACTGGTAAATCTTTAGCAGACTCTAAAGTTTCACCTAAAAAGGATAATTTCCAGGTGAAGTCTGGCGTCTGGGCTGACTCACTAAGCCGTGGATTGATTGATCTCAATATAACTGCTC CTAAAAAAGTATCCCTTGCGGACGTTGGAATTGTGGGTGGATTGAGTGATGGATCCGATGAAAGGGAGAAAGGCCCTCCACCTTCATTTTACATGGGGAGAGCTATGGGTTCAGGATCTGGTCTTGGAATGGGTAGGTCTGGATTCACTCCTTCACAGCCAGCAGCTGGAGACGACTTTTTCTCAAGCCTTAGCAACCAACAATATCAATTTGGTGGGTTCCAAAAGTAA